GTTTGTAAGTACGCTAATGGGAGTAGGGGCTTTAAGTGTTAATCATCCTCTTCATCTTGGAATGGTAGGGATGCATGGGACATTTGCCGCCAATAAGGCTGTTTATCGTGCAGATTTATTAGTCTGTTTAGGTGTCCGTTTCAGTGATCGTATCGCTGGGAAAGTAGAAAGCTTTTCACCAAAATCTTGTAAAATACAAGTAGACATTGATCCAGCTGAACTTAACAAAAGAATTAAAGTGGACTGTCCTGTGATGAGTGACATTAAAACATTTCTAAATACGTTAACGAAACACGATTTACCTGTTGTCTCCGCTTGTTGGCAAAAGGAGACAAGTAGCTGGATAAAAAATGACCTTCCTTTTCAAAGAGAAAAGCACTATTTTATGACACCGCAAGCCATTATTACCCGTTTAAGCGCGTGTGCGGCAGAAGATGTCATCGTGGCAACAGATGTTGGCCAACATCAAATGTGGACAGCGCACTATTATCCTTTCAAAAGACCGAGGCAATTCCTTACGTCGGGAGGGTTCGGTACGATGGGATACGGGTTACCGGCAGCAGCTTTTTTATCCCACTCTTAAGGGGCAGTAAAACCCCCACTGATTGAAGTTTAGCTTTATTAAGATCATGAGGGGTAATTTGACTAAACGTAATTTTAACAAAACTACGAATATTGTGAGATGAAGAAACTCAGGGAAAAAAGCGAGATGAGTTACCCAATTAAAAATAAATGGAATAGAATAGGATGATACTTAACTCATTTCATAAGAATAAGTAACAACGCTAGATAAAGCCCAACCGTTATAAATCTGACCTCTCTCACAGCGTAACTATCAAAAAGGTCAAACGTAAAGTGCACAAGCAATTATCTGTTTTTCTAAGCAAATGAAGTGGCAAAAACAGCAACCCTCAACTCATAAAGTGCTCACATTATCCAAATGCTCTATTTCTAGCAATTCACTAAACACAAAGTTAACTTATAATATGGGTCTGCTATACTATTTATATGACGGCTCATTAACCGAAGCGATTGCTAATGGAAACGTAGACGCTCAGAACGGGAGGAAAAGATGGGAACCACCAGAAGATTCATGCGCATGTATAAAATCATCGCATTCGCTTTAACTATTTTAATCCGCATTTATTGGTATAAAATTCGTAAAAAATCACAGGCAGATTGGGATCGTTTATGGGGAGATATAGGGAGAGATTTCAGGGAAATACTCTTCGATTTAGAAGGTCTGCTTATAAAAATTGGCCAATTATTAAGTATTCGTGCTGATCTATTACCTCGCCCGTTTATTGAGCAAATTCAAGATTTGACAGATCAAGTACCACCATCACCGTGGCAGGAAATAGAAAGAGTTCTGACTGAAGAGTGGAAAAGTTCAATAGAAGACCACGTTACACAAGTGGAGACAGAAGCGATAGCATCAGCTTCAATCGGTGAAGTTTATCGAGCCACACTAAAAAGTGGTGAAAAAGTAGCAGTGAAAGTGCAACGTCCTAACATTCAGCAGATTGTCGAATCGGATTTCCGGACGCTCAGTATTATTATCTGGTTTGCCAATCATTTTGTACCATTACCTAAAGGGTTTATAAATCTAAATGTGTTATTTAAGGAATTGAAGCAAGTCATTGAAGAGGAGCTTGATTTTTCAAAAGAAAAACAATCTCTGCAGTCATTTAAAAAGCGGTTCGAACATTATGATGAGGTCATAATCCCATCTATTAGTGAAGAGCTAAGTACATCCAAAGTATTAGTGATGGAATGGGTAGATGGGATTAAATTAACCGATGAAGCTGCTTTAAACAATCTTAACATCACGAAGCAAGAGCTGGCTAAACGGATTACAGAGATTTTTTTGCCGCAATGGCTTGAGCCAGGTAGTTTTCATGCCGATCCCCATACAGGGAACCTTCTTCTTTCAAAAGAAGGAAAAGTTATCTTACTCGATTTTGGAATGATCGGAACTATTTCAAAAAATGATGCGATGAATTTTCAAAGGCTAATAGAAAGTCTATTATCAAAAAATTATTCTCAAGCTGTGGAAGTACTCATCCAACTTGATTTCCTCCTACCGGACGCTGAACCACGGACGATGGAAAAGCTGTTAGCAGAAATTATGACTTTTCAACCTTCTCAATTACAAGTGATGGATTTGATTTCTTTAAAACTTGAGATGGCAAATATGATACAAGTCCTTCCAATCCAAGTCCCTACAAGATTTGTATTTTTAGGACGTTCATTTATGACGGTTGAGGGGATTTTAGCGATGTTAATTGGAGAAGATGAGATCATTGATGAAGTAAAACCAGTCTTTTTGAAGTGGTTGCAAACACGAGGTAATACAAAATGGCACTTCGTCTCGTATTGGTTCCAATCTCAGCCGATGTTTAAAATTGTCCACACTGTTAACGATTTTTTAAAATTGCCCAAGCGTATGGAAGATTTGAAAGAATTAGAACAACGCAGACAGTTTCAGTTTACGATGTATGAAAACAGCAAGCGGCATTGTTTCCAAGTGACCTTAATCGGAGGCATCGCTAGTGGAATCGGATTATATTTTTCCGAGCCAATGCTAGGATATAGTGGATTAGTCGTTGGTATACTGGGCTTATTAAGTTATGGCGTTATGAGTTATAAGTTGAGAAAATGGTTAAAATACATGCATCCAAAAAGAAAGACGTCATAAATATAAGAACATGGCTCTATATAGTGACGAAACGCTCTTTCCCATTGTAAAGGGCGTTTTTACGTTTCATACATTGAAGCGAAACTATTAAGTATAGATTTAAAGAAACAAGTCGCTATGACGTTACCAAAGGAAACCCTCAGAAAGAGCCTTAGTAAATATAAAAGCTTCCCCCCCGCGCTGGATAATAGAATCCTTATAAGTTATAAGGGTGTCGATATTTCAGCTTGCTGAAACGAGCTCGCTAAGAAGTGATAACCACAGGTGTCCCAATTGGAATAATCGAAGCTAACTCCTCCACATCCTCATTGTACATGCGAATACATCCTCGTGATACGGCGTGACCGATGGAGGCGGGATCATCGGTTCCGTGTATGCCATAATGCTGTTTCGATAAGCTCATCCACATCGTTCCGAATGCTCCCCCTGGATCGGGTGCTTTATTAATAATAATGTAATGACCGAGGGGCGTCTCAAATAACATTCTGCCAACAGCGATGGGATAATCTCTTATCAAAATGCCATGTCGAAAAAGCATGAGGCGGCGTCTTCCAACAGACACATCGATGCGATAAGGCAGTGTATCGGGGTTAGGAAAGTTAGGGATCACAATCAGTTGCCCCGGGTGAATCACATCTGGCTTCAATCCGGGATTAACAGATAAAATGAGGGGAAGTGGTGTTCTATAATCGATAGATATTTGTGTTAATGTTTCACCTGGAAGAACGGTATGACGCAAATGTAGCACCTCCACGTCTTTCATAACCTATGTCCAGAGAGCAGAGATTAATTTCTTTTCTCTGCATTAAAACGACATTGTTATAAATAGATATACCATTATAGAAAGAATTATGCCTCCCTTCATTTAAAAGGACGCCAATATCTAACATTTTCACTGATAATGCTAACAAAAAGAACTGTTAACAAATCAGTTTTCTTCCTATACTTAACTTGAGTGACAGCATGATCTTTAACGAAAAAAGATTATCACAGATTGCGACCATAAACTCCCCGACTCAAAAGAGAGAGAAGCTAAATCAATATAGGCGTGAGGTAACGGCCGCAAATGTCCTGATTGAAGGGGCATTTTATTAAATCGTCATCTT
The Salipaludibacillus sp. LMS25 DNA segment above includes these coding regions:
- a CDS encoding thiamine pyrophosphate-dependent enzyme; this encodes MPFVSTLMGVGALSVNHPLHLGMVGMHGTFAANKAVYRADLLVCLGVRFSDRIAGKVESFSPKSCKIQVDIDPAELNKRIKVDCPVMSDIKTFLNTLTKHDLPVVSACWQKETSSWIKNDLPFQREKHYFMTPQAIITRLSACAAEDVIVATDVGQHQMWTAHYYPFKRPRQFLTSGGFGTMGYGLPAAAFLSHS
- a CDS encoding L,D-transpeptidase family protein, with protein sequence MRHTVLPGETLTQISIDYRTPLPLILSVNPGLKPDVIHPGQLIVIPNFPNPDTLPYRIDVSVGRRRLMLFRHGILIRDYPIAVGRMLFETPLGHYIIINKAPDPGGAFGTMWMSLSKQHYGIHGTDDPASIGHAVSRGCIRMYNEDVEELASIIPIGTPVVITS
- a CDS encoding AarF/ABC1/UbiB kinase family protein; protein product: MGTTRRFMRMYKIIAFALTILIRIYWYKIRKKSQADWDRLWGDIGRDFREILFDLEGLLIKIGQLLSIRADLLPRPFIEQIQDLTDQVPPSPWQEIERVLTEEWKSSIEDHVTQVETEAIASASIGEVYRATLKSGEKVAVKVQRPNIQQIVESDFRTLSIIIWFANHFVPLPKGFINLNVLFKELKQVIEEELDFSKEKQSLQSFKKRFEHYDEVIIPSISEELSTSKVLVMEWVDGIKLTDEAALNNLNITKQELAKRITEIFLPQWLEPGSFHADPHTGNLLLSKEGKVILLDFGMIGTISKNDAMNFQRLIESLLSKNYSQAVEVLIQLDFLLPDAEPRTMEKLLAEIMTFQPSQLQVMDLISLKLEMANMIQVLPIQVPTRFVFLGRSFMTVEGILAMLIGEDEIIDEVKPVFLKWLQTRGNTKWHFVSYWFQSQPMFKIVHTVNDFLKLPKRMEDLKELEQRRQFQFTMYENSKRHCFQVTLIGGIASGIGLYFSEPMLGYSGLVVGILGLLSYGVMSYKLRKWLKYMHPKRKTS